Proteins from a single region of Thiomicrorhabdus sp. Kp2:
- a CDS encoding YniB family protein, protein MTYNEAKKKIIIRWLVGAPIIVATSLSSVVSALKMFYFGLDNGDQLSSAIALPIKRLVYLIYENTQFLEFFWKHSPTPILKDLFANSNIAFFAIYLCIFFGMATVAYARSLSARVTEIDKEIENELIRESVKGNTSRKRQEIQEQVLVLKPNRFSQFHKLYLAPIIAGVVVTVIAKFSGLV, encoded by the coding sequence ATGACATACAATGAAGCAAAAAAGAAGATTATTATAAGATGGTTAGTTGGTGCGCCTATTATTGTCGCCACTTCTTTGTCCAGTGTAGTTTCAGCACTAAAAATGTTTTACTTCGGGCTTGATAACGGCGATCAATTAAGTAGCGCGATTGCACTGCCAATTAAGCGACTTGTTTACCTTATATACGAAAATACCCAATTTCTAGAGTTTTTCTGGAAACACTCTCCGACACCAATTCTGAAAGACCTTTTCGCAAACAGCAACATTGCTTTTTTTGCTATTTATCTCTGCATTTTCTTTGGAATGGCTACGGTTGCCTATGCTCGCTCATTGTCGGCACGTGTTACAGAGATTGACAAAGAAATTGAAAACGAATTGATCCGAGAGTCAGTAAAGGGTAATACCTCACGCAAGCGGCAAGAAATCCAAGAACAGGTTTTAGTTCTAAAGCCTAATCGGTTTTCTCAGTTTCACAAACTCTATTTGGCCCCCATAATTGCTGGAGTTGTAGTTACAGTTATTGCAAAATTTTCAGGGCTTGTATAG
- a CDS encoding 4-fold beta flower protein — protein sequence MTDYIYNSSGNAVGYIRGKYIHSMSGQAVGQLNGTHVHKLSGQYVGELHEQMILDKHMGNFGNIGNPGNPGNAGNPGNPGNRGVMNYGYPDVSSEIFGN from the coding sequence ATGACAGACTATATTTATAACTCTAGCGGCAATGCTGTTGGTTACATCAGAGGCAAATACATTCATTCCATGTCAGGTCAGGCAGTTGGTCAATTAAATGGTACGCATGTTCATAAGCTTTCAGGTCAATATGTTGGTGAACTGCATGAGCAAATGATTTTAGATAAACACATGGGAAATTTTGGAAACATTGGTAATCCAGGAAACCCTGGAAATGCTGGTAATCCAGGAAACCCTGGTAATAGAGGTGTTATGAATTATGGATACCCAGATGTTTCATCTGAAATTTTCGGAAATTAA